From Butyricimonas paravirosa, one genomic window encodes:
- a CDS encoding carboxypeptidase-like regulatory domain-containing protein: MNKKILSLIILFLGVFSVIQAQNDGKIRVKGVVLDETTRQPIAFANIGIIGTAAGAASDMDGLFELIVSEKLATYMMRVSAVGYASAEMKVYEARDKGEVQILLKPVTYGIGEVDVTAESLVLKKLLENVVKNIGRNYIPRPYNYEGYFEYGVEVNDGEKKFKEAIVDIYDSEGYKRSNVEQTFKALNYNFSQVRRSGESGSAVDGLIYFDDIITADIVRNTRNILDLQNFRDFKLRSKGKFMYEGDSVQIVTYECLKPSLSNSGTANVTKFSGELYVELKSFAIIKNVMHVTSSAFNLLGRNLLLAGDSPRHEVMATITTNYKRVSSYYFLSGVSIVYTYKDGADRIKGEMQYQTTKVSVNKTTPITGRVYYEEVPTDHNFWDRYTIYLEEEE; this comes from the coding sequence ACCTATCGCTTTTGCAAATATTGGAATTATCGGAACTGCGGCGGGAGCTGCCTCAGATATGGATGGTTTGTTTGAGTTGATCGTGTCGGAAAAATTGGCAACTTACATGATGAGAGTGTCCGCGGTGGGATATGCATCCGCGGAGATGAAGGTGTACGAGGCACGAGATAAAGGGGAGGTGCAAATTCTTCTGAAACCGGTTACTTACGGGATCGGGGAGGTGGACGTGACGGCCGAGTCTCTGGTGTTGAAGAAATTACTGGAGAACGTGGTGAAGAATATTGGGAGGAATTATATTCCACGGCCCTATAATTACGAGGGATATTTCGAGTATGGTGTAGAGGTAAACGACGGGGAGAAGAAATTTAAGGAGGCGATCGTGGATATTTATGATAGTGAAGGGTATAAGCGTTCAAACGTGGAGCAAACGTTTAAAGCGTTGAATTATAATTTTTCGCAGGTTCGCCGGAGCGGGGAAAGCGGTTCTGCTGTTGACGGTTTGATCTATTTCGATGATATTATTACGGCAGATATTGTTCGTAATACTCGTAATATACTGGATTTACAAAATTTCCGAGACTTCAAACTGAGAAGTAAAGGAAAATTCATGTATGAAGGGGATTCCGTGCAGATTGTTACTTATGAATGTCTAAAACCTTCCTTGTCAAATTCCGGTACGGCAAACGTAACGAAATTCAGTGGGGAGTTGTACGTGGAATTAAAGAGTTTCGCAATTATCAAGAACGTGATGCACGTAACTTCTTCTGCGTTTAACTTGTTGGGACGTAATTTGCTGCTTGCTGGAGATAGTCCCCGGCACGAGGTGATGGCCACAATCACGACGAACTATAAACGTGTTAGTTCATATTATTTCCTTAGTGGCGTAAGTATCGTCTACACTTACAAGGATGGTGCCGACCGGATTAAGGGTGAGATGCAGTACCAAACTACTAAAGTCAGCGTGAACAAGACCACCCCGATTACCGGAAGAGTCTATTACGAGGAAGTACCCACCGATCACAATTTCTGGGATCGGTACACGATTTATTTGGAGGAAGAAGAATAG